The following coding sequences lie in one Fusarium poae strain DAOMC 252244 chromosome 1, whole genome shotgun sequence genomic window:
- a CDS encoding hypothetical protein (BUSCO:4303at5125), whose protein sequence is MATSNGDPNVSRPTSGIISPRDVRSRTQSFSSDRPSTIAHSLMLSPLSVSPTAAFIAASAASQIITNDHDSHADTWYDQHGIEPASEPALVTIEALQLVNNFLDQLLFNFLSKSHATTLANLRPAVSEVLKPKLAKDAVNNADEELREYLGEGDEEDYVTPQGDKARDWDLELVWKRTRLRCMVYSSLGDMEEEDEDLYMEQENLELGANEQASEVISPAVAIFLTSVLEYMGELTLTVAGQAAYHRLRTKCQKEISEGTRNPSDVADRIVVEEQDMERVALDRTLGRLWRGWKKRIRSPVIDLNGRPFSRASDGHPRQDSVISDSPALSGTATRDLEEEPEAEVEPFQIALPMGDKDVDEIEVPGLTYYSDEDNQEEEEDATEETSGRRPKSLFIMPLGIFQGLPTPTLTQPNTPDFTGRKRSNSLPTPGSSPYRAVVKRSKENVPTLTSTDEDTKKPSEDDKAEQSGIEQPKEIEEEKSKDELVPEPVVKKNQRLSKIITSRIQSRQETAEEDPTYEKAEILTSARVSVAGSSSPALSDTGGPFPLKRSSSVHSARLIDVAGPKSPGGSRSPSADAADRIRRASLTIPSSGSLTNVASAADAQAPNTLTATPRPVVTVPKSRSPVDAMRGSVPSAATISETDEESDRNRIREQRPHKYLAYQPSTPTVPEAASPTETKRPQGIVGAPQSPVLPQSSSAQSNRNASRNEKVPTSPTHSIGMVSVERSKTRDSDEEGGNAQTPRPTHTSGSSASSGISRLKAVRTSEDSGSRSNMARNFEELIQSNQTITYTLTPENMRNMDHNQPLDTSTFKGSRKGEDSLSHHRSKSSSATNDMKRSSPHTRLTDDRSKPFPAPNTGRPRMSAAPRDARVPSESTADFADFIKSTGPAGESRPIQRNVSNPYTLGKSSLDSRRVSSASNRNRYTPREAVTQSRNGSSDLIDFIRQGPPGANSNRIPQNIAPWDTTGAPEPSGGKAVDASIPDIRYSQASTHGTESSMPSIHSSINSNTALLKNKGQSAPTNKMFDDDDMMPKRKTRRVKDPYAIDFSDEDEEDDEVLLATPKPPIKKEESLAEFLMNCEPPPEPVSVPISEKMPKKKASAPSLMGRFTRKESQSNTAPASPKANDTRSLSSRAGLRNYIPIQVNIPSGYDKYGMPIGENQSRPAPVSSASSGRRVPMKKFEPRDATSNVSRTSDLAAFLRSSEPPPEPIAAPSPPVKEESGSSLSKMFSRRRK, encoded by the exons ATGGCGACCTCAAATGGCGACCCGAATGTGTCGCGGCCAACATCTGGCATTATCTCTCCTCGCGACGTGAGATCTAGGACACAAAGTTTCTCCAGCGACCGACCTTCAACCATCGCCCACAGTCTCATGTTGTCACCGTTGTCTGTATCACCTACAGCGGCCTTCATTGCCGCGTCGGCCGCTTCCCAAATAATTACAAACGACCATGATAGCCACGCCGACACTTGGTATGATCAGCATGGGATTGAGCCAGCCAGCGAGCCCGCACTTGTTACGATAGAGGCACTTCAACTTGTCAATAACTTTCTGGATCAATTGCTTTTCAACTTTCTATCCAAGTCGCACGCTACCACACTCGCCAACCTGCGACCGGCCGTTTCTGAGGTACTGAAACCCAAACTAGCGAAAGACGCGGTCAACAACGCTGATGAGGAGCTGCGTGAATACCTTGGTGAAGGCGATGAGGAGGACTACGTTACGCCCCAAGGCGACAAGGCGCGCGACTGGGACCTGGAACTGGTTTGGAAGCGCACCCGCCTTCGATGCATGGTCTACTCTTCTCTGGGCGAcatggaggaggaagacgaagacCTCTACATGGAGCAGGAAAATCTTGAGCTTGGTGCCAATGAGCAGGCCAGCGAGGTTATCTCACCCGCTGTCGCAATCTTTCTTACCTCTGTTTTAGAGTATATGGGTGAGCTGACCCTGACTGTTGCGGGTCAAGCCGCATACCACAGATTGCGGACGAAATGCCAGAAGGAGATCAGCGAAGGAACCCGAAACCCTTCCGATGTCGCTGACCGCATTGTCGTGGAAGAGCAAGACATGGAGAGAGTAGCACTCGACCGAACACTGGGGCGACTGTGGAGGGGTTGGAAGAAGCGGATACGATCGCCTGTCATTGACCTAAATGGCCGCCCCTTTTCAAGGGCGTCCGACGGGCACCCGAGACAAGACAGCGTAATCAGTGACTCTCCTGCCCTCAGTGGGACCGCCACCCGTGATCTCGAAGAAGAACCGGAAGCTGAAGTTGAGCCATTTCAGATTGCACTTCCAATGGGAGACAAGGATGTGGATGAGATTGAGGTTCCGGGTCTGACATATTACAGTGATGAGGATAaccaagaagaggaggaagatgccaCAGAGGAAACCAGCGGTCGTCGACCGAAGAGTTTGTTCATCATGCCACTGGGAATCTTCCAGGGCCTTCCTACGCCAACTCTGACGCAGCCCAACACACCTGATTTCACTGGTCGTAAGCGTTCGAACTCACTCCCAACGCCCGGCTCTTCTCCATATCGTGCCGTCGTCAAACGCTCAAAGGAAAATGTTCCCACCTTGACGAGCACTGACGAAGATACGAAAAAGCCGTCTGAGGACGACAAGGCCGAGCAAAGCGGCATCGAACAGCCAAAGGAGATCGAAGAGGAGAAGTCGAAAGATGAGCTGGTCCCAGAGCCCGTGGTGAAAAAGAACCAACGACTGTCAAAGATCATCACAAGCCGCATCCAGTCGCGACAGGAAACTGCTGAGGAAGACCCAACCTACGAGAAAGCAGAGATATTGACTTCGGCTCGTGTGTCAGTGGCTGGAAGCTCTTCGCCAGCACTCTCTGACACTGGCGGCCCTTTCCCTCTCAAAAGGTCCTCAAGTGTGCACTCGGCTCGCCTTATTGATGTGGCTGGTCCCAAGAGCCCTGGCGGTTCTCGCTCGCCTTCAGCTGATGCGGCAGATCGCATCCGCCGTGCAAGCCTGACGATTCCTTCCAGTGGCAGCCTCACCAATGTCGCCAGTGCAGCTGATGCGCAGGCGCCGAACACCCTTACGGCTACACCGCGTCCAGTTGTCACAGTTCCCAAGAGCCGATCCCCTGTCGATGCTATGCGAGGCTCAGTACCTAGTGCCGCAACCATTTCTGAGACGGACGAGGAGAGTGATCGAAATCGGATTCGGGAACAGAGGCCTCACAAGTATTTGGCCTACCAGCCATCTACTCCAACCGTCCCCGAAGCCGCTTCGCCCACTGAGACTAAacggcctcagggtattgTTGGAGCGCCACAATCGCCAGTCCTTCCGCAATCATCTTCTGCCCAATCAAATCGTAACGCTTCACGGAATGAAAAGGTCCCTACGTCCCCTACGCACAGCATTGGTATGGTCTCGGTAGAGCGCTCAAAAACAAGAGATTCGGACGAAGAAGGTGGAAACGCGCAGACACCACGGCCAACTCACACTTCCGGCTCATCAGCCTCATCCGGTATCAGTCGTCTGAAGGCTGTTAGGACCTCTGAAGATAGTGGTAGCCGCTCCAATATGGCTCGTAATTTTGAGGAGCTGATACAGAGTAACCAAACCATCACATATACGTTGACACCCGAGAACATGCGCAACATGGAT CACAACCAGCCTCTTGATACCTCGACTTTCAAGGGGTCAAGGAAAGGCGAGGATAGTCTTTCGCACCACCGATCCAAGTCTTCATCGGCGACAAATGATATGAAACGGTCATCTCCACACACCCGGCTTACGGATGACAGGTCAAAGCCTTTCCCAGCCCCTAACACAGGAAGACCGCGCATGTCAGCTGCGCCCAGGGACGCTCGAGTGCCTAGCGAATCTACCGCAGATTTTGCAGACTTTATCAAATCTACTGGTCCTGCGGGAGAAAGCCGGCCAATCCAACGAAATGTGAGCAACCCATATACCCTTGGCAAGTCCAGCCTCGATAGTCGCCGAGTTTCGTCGGCAAGCAATCGGAATCGCTATACACCGCGTGAGGCTGTGACGCAGTCTCGTAATGGCAGTTCGGATCTAATCGACTTTATCCGACAGGGACCCCCGGGCGCAAATAGCAACCGTATTCCTCAGAACATCGCACCTTGGGACACGACCGGTGCCCCAGAACCATCGGGTGGTAAGGCCGTTGATGCCAGCATCCCCGATATTCGATACAGTCAAGCCTCAACCCACGGTACCGAGTCATCGATGCCTTCTATTCACTCATCGATCAACTCCAATACAGCTCTTCTGAAAAACAAGGGCCAATCTGCTCCTACTAACAAGatgtttgatgatgatgatatgatGCCAAAGCGCAAAACTCGACGTGTCAAGGACCCTTACGCCATCGACTTtagtgatgaggatgaggaggacgacgagGTTTTGCTCGCGACGCCTAAACCTCCTATTAAGAAAGAGGAGAGTTTGGCAGAGTTTCTCATGAACTGCGAACCTCCGCCTGAGCCAGTCTCGGTTCCCATCTCTGAAAAGatgccaaagaagaaggccagTGCACCAAGCCTCATGGGAAGATTCACTCGCAAGGAGAGTCAATCCAATACTGCCCCTGCGTCGCCTAAAGCCAACGACACCCGATCACTCAGCAGTCGCGCTGGTCTCAGGAATTACATTCCCATCCAAGTCAACATCCCATCTGGTTATGACAAATATGGAATGCCCATTGGCGAGAACCAATCTCGACCGGCGCCTGTCTCTTCGGCCTCCTCTGGGCGTCGCGTGCCCATGAAGAAGTTTGAGCCCCGAGATGCAACCTCGAATGTTTCCCGAACATCAGATCTCGCAGCGTTCCTTCGATCCTCGGAACCGCCGCCTGAGCCCATAGCTGCCCCTTCTCCGCCCGTGAAAGAAGAGAGCGGAAGCAGCCTATCTAAGATGTTTAGTCGTCGAAGAAAGTAA
- a CDS encoding hypothetical protein (BUSCO:29708at5125) yields the protein MSFKGFQKSLTRAPQQFKQKFNIGEHTKDAVYIDAERRFQELETETKKLHDESKKYFESINGMLSHQIEFSQAMTEVYKPISGRMSDPDSIKFEGNPEGIRACEEYEAVVKDLQETLAPELEMIESRIIRPANELLDVIKVIRKSALKREHKRLDYDRHRTTLKKLQDKKERTAKDEKAMWKAEGDVELATQEFNYFNDLLKDELPKLFQLEREFIQPLFQSFYYMQLNIFYTLHEKMQNCDIGYFDLTLDIEDAFHEKRGDIQEQTEALSICRFKTTGRPRPVRYGAKPALEGPKQPALLTQGGEDSKPSSSAVTSPKIGGWQRPASTANDTAAPPPYTPPTGANAGLAAIAAGKKKPPPPKPKPKPMRLTAPGVETVTALYDYAAQAEGDLSFRTGDVIEIVTRTQNENEWWVGRLQGKEGQFPGNYVQLNS from the exons ATGAGCTTCAAAGGCTTCCAAAAGAGCCTCACCCGG GCTCCGCAACAATTCAAGCAAAAGTTCAACATCGGCGAGCACACCAAGGATGCTGTTTATATCGACGCCGAACGACGCTTCCAGGAACTTGAGACCGAGACCAAAAAACTACACGATGAATCCAAAAAGTACTTCGAGTCCATCAATGGCATGCTCTCCCACCAGATTGAGTTCAGCCAAGCCATGACCGAAGTCTACAAGCCAATCTCAGGTCGCATGTCGGACCCTGACTCGATCAAGTTTGAAGGAAACCCCGAAGGCATCCGTGCCTGCGAAGAATACGAAGCCGTTGTCAAGGACCTGCAAGAAACGTTGGCTCCCGAGTTGGAAATGATAGAATCTAGGATTATCCGTCCTGCCAACGAGTTGCTCGACGTCATCAAGGTGATACGCAAGAGCGCCCTCAAGCGTGAACACAAGCGACTTGACTATGACCGACATCGCACGACTCTCAAGAAGCTGCAGGACAAGAAAGAACGCACTGCCAAGGACGAAAAGGCAATGTGGAAGGCCGAGGGAGATGTTGAGCTAGCTACGCAGGAGTTTAACTATTTCAACGACCTCCTCAAGGATGAGCTTCCAAAGCTGTTCCAGCTCGAGCGCGAGTTCATCCAGCCCCTGTTCCAGTCGTTCTACTACATGCAACTCAATATTTTTTACACCTTACACGAGAAGATGCAGAACTGCGATATTGGATACTTCGATCTGACACTCGATATCGAGGACGCTTTCCACGAGAAGCGCGGTGACATTCAAGAACAAACAGAAGCTTTATCTATCTGCAGGTTCAAGACAACTGGCCGTCCACGACCTGTACGATACGGAGCCAAGCCTGCCCTCGAAGGTCCTAAGCAGCCCGCACTCCTTACACAAGGCGGCGAAGACTCCAAGCCTTCAAGCAGTGCAGTCACCAGCCCGAAGATTGGTGGCTGGCAGCGCCCGGCCTCGACTGCAAACGACACGgcggctcctcctccttaTACACCCCCAACAGGAGCCAATGCAGGCCTAGCAGCTATCGCtgctggcaagaagaagcccCCACCACCCAAGCCTAAGCCCAAGCCTATGCGCTTGACAGCTCCAGGGGTGGAGACCGTCACGGCTCTCTACGACTACGCCGCGCAAGCCGAGGGAGATCTAAGCTTCCGAACTGGTGATGTTATTGAGATTGTTACAAGAACGCAGAATGAAAACGAGTGGTGGGTTGGACGACTGCAAGGCAAAGAGGGCCAGTTCCCAG GCAATTATGTTCAACTCAACAGTTGA
- a CDS encoding hypothetical protein (BUSCO:53097at5125), protein MSDQPQPSTLKSVIDSTTGAVQNAIGSLTGNTSDQAAGDLKKQKAEAEHDASHATAKLPGATISGSGAAAKDDPNRTEGSWNQTAGSAKETIGGLIGNESLKQQGREQNLEGRNQEAKGQLSDLGSGIGDRVQGTVGGAVSNLTGDKEKEAHYDELRAEGKTRQRGVEHDVQKQAEAEHHT, encoded by the exons ATGTCTGACCAGCCCCAACCTTCCACTCTCAAGTCTGTCATCGACTCCACCACTGGTGCTGTCCAGAATGCTATTGGCAGCCTGACTGGCAACACAAGTGACCAGGCTGCTGGCGAcctcaagaagcagaaggcTGAGGCCGAGCACGATGCTTCTCACGCTACCGCTAAGCTCCCCGGTGCCACCATCTCTGGCTCTGGCGCCGCTGCCAAGGATGACCCCAACCGCACTGAGGGTTCTTGGAACCAGACTGCCGGATCTGCCAAGGAGACCATCGGAGGCCTTATCGGTAACGAG TCCTTGAAGCAGCAAGGTCGTGAGCAGAACCTTGAGGGACGCAACCAAGAGGCTAAGGGTCAGCTCAGTGACCTGGGATCTGGTATCGGTGACCGTGTTCAGGGTACTGTCGGAGGCGCCGTCTCCAACCTCACCGGCgacaaggagaaggaggctcACTACGACGAGCTCCGTGCCGAGGGCAAGACCCGTCAGCGTGGTGTCGAGCACGATGTCCAGAAGCAGGCTGAGGCTGAGCACCACACTTAA
- a CDS encoding hypothetical protein (BUSCO:52509at5125), which translates to MSGLINKVKDAIHSDKDKKHDSTTTGTHNTHNTHNTSSGLPEGTAGPHGSRAANAADPRVDSDLDSTRRTGAGHTTGGLGSTTGTTGHTTGTAGHTTGGLGHTENMPGHSTGLGSTGHSSGLPEGSVGPHSSRAANAADPRVDSDLDSTRRTGAGHTTGGLGSTTGHTTGTTGHTAGGLGSHTENLPGHSTGTTGMTGTGRHSENLPGHSTGLGSTGHSTGIGSTGHSSGLPEGSVGPHGSRAANAADPRVDSDLDSSRRSGGLGGNTYDQTTTGTSGLSSHGAGAHGPTGTHSSGLGGTHSGSHMAGNTAYDSTNPGPAPKTAGPHKSDMLNKADPRVDSNLDGSKTVGKEKTFETSEPNFANRDPTDATQVPPSIMQKHVPTEIAHDNLESDHSRRHSSVNQEHHRGL; encoded by the exons ATGTCTGGTCTCATCAACAAGGTTAAGGATGCTATCCACTCCGATAAGGACAAGAAGCACGACTCTACCACCACCGGCACTCACAACACCCACAACACTCACAACACCTCTTCTGGCCTTCCCGAGGGAACTGCTGGTCCCCACGGCAGCCGTGCAGCCAACGCCGCCGACCCCCGAGTCGACTCTGACTTGGACAGCACCCGACGCACCGGAGCTGGCCACACCACCGGTGGCCTAGGCTCTACCACTGGCACCACTGGCCACACCACTGGCACTGCTGGCCACACCACCGGCGGACTGGGACACACCGAGAACATGCCCGGCCACTCCACCGGACTTGGCTCTACTGGCCACTCATCTGGTCTGCCAGAGGGCAGCGTCGGCCCCCACAGCAGCCGTGCTGCTAACGCCGCCGACCCCCGTGTTGACTCCGACCTGGACAGCACCCGTCGCACCGGAGCTGGTCACACTACCGGTGGCCTAGGCTCTACCACTGGTCACACCACCGGCACCACTGGTCACACCGCTGGCGGTCTGGGATCTCACACCGAGAACTTGCCCGGCCACTCCACCGGTACCACTGGCATGACCGGAACTGGCCGCCACTCCGAGAACTTGCCCGGCCACTCTACCGGACTTGGTTCTACTGGCCACTCCACCGGAATTGGCTCTACTGGCCACTCCTCTGGTCTGCCAGAGGGCAGTGTTGGCCCTCACGGCAGCCGTGCTGCTAACGCCGCCGACCCCCGCGTCGACTCTGACCTTGACAGCTCTCGCCGCTCTGGAGGTCTCGGTGGCAACACCTACGACCAGACCACCACTGGCACTTCTGGCCTTTCCAGCCACGGCGCCGGTGCTCACGGCCCTACCGGCACTCACAGCTCTGGTCTGGGCGGTACTCACTCTGGTTCTCACATGGCTGGCAACACTGCCTATGACAGCACCAACCCCGGACCTGCCCCCAAGACCGCTGGTCCCCACAAGTCTGACATGCTCAACAAGGCCGACCCTCGCGTCGACTCTAACCTTGACGGCAGCAAGACTGTCGGAAAGGAGAAGACCTTTGAGACTTC CGAACCCAACTTTGCCAACCGTGACCCTACCGACGCTACTCAGGTTCCCCCTTCCATCATGCAAAAGCATGTTCCTACTGAGATCGCTCACGACAACCTTGAGTCGGACCACAGCCGCCGGCATAGCAGCGTTAACCAGGAACACCACCGTGGCCTGTAA
- a CDS encoding hypothetical protein (TransMembrane:12 (i12-30o72-95i102-121o133-158i170-192o198-219i271-296o308-333i345-366o372-393i405-430o436-457i)): MWSRPFTIPQAYLLPFLSTCLFMIQLGLSISDLPSIKLMQDIVCRQVHHVDSPELLPEESCRDEPVQYRLNFIVTGMQIAGTISAALVALPLGLLADRIGRLPVLGASISSMLLSQGYAMFVCWQSDNIPLEAIWGIGVPLLFGGGRSVAEAMVFAIIADVVSEDKRSTWLQWVVASVLGAQLVGPVLSGKLVQSSSIWIPLFLSLSLISVGGFILIVLTPETLKQTQSQDDGTASIDPYTYGLELDNLNFELPEKALALDTVKSMFSRPLVWLLPGAVMTIPLATTQTEIIIRLMPIQFDWPLHRSILIVSLQSLVTLLTLCILLPVITYTWTKFSHSSAHFRYSILARSSSLLFFAGCLCMMMVTDESFVIAGLTIAALGSGLPTLCRAMLVGMVDKGRAGTLFGMLAVGEILWFLIFETSMGALFGLGLSSWIGMPFCLAIAAAFLIALTASLAPTRLLTVDDTQICMV; the protein is encoded by the exons ATGTGGTCTCGTCCATTCACCATACCACAGGCTTACCTGCTTCCCTTTCTATCGACATGTCTCTTTATGATACAACTCGGCCTCTCGATAAGCGACCTTCCGTCTATCAAGCTTATGCAGGATATCGTGTGCAGACAGGTTCATCATGTTGATAGCCCCGAGCTCCTCCCTGAAGAATCCTGTCGAGATGAGCCAGTGCAGTACAGACTCAACTTTATCGTTACGGGAATGCAAATCGCAGGCACTATTTCCG CCGCTCTGGTAGCTTTACCGTTGGGGCTTCTCGCAGATCGAATCGGTCGTCTTCCTGTACTCGGTGCAAGCATATCCAGCATGCTTCTCTCCCAAGGCTACGCCATGTTTGTGTGCTGGCAATCAGACAATATCCCGCTCGAAGCCATTTGGGGTATCGGTGTTCCCTTGCTATTTGGCGGAGGCAGGAGTGTTGCTGAAGCTATGGTATTTGCCATCATCGCGGATGTTGTATCCGAAGACAAGCG ATCAACGTGGCTTCAGTGGGTTGTCGCATCTGTTCTCGGCGCCCAGCTTGTTGGGCCTGTACTATCAGGAAAGCTAGTCCAGTCCTCCTCCATATGGATACCGCTCTTCTTATCCTTGAGCTTAATATCTGTCGGTGGTTTTATTCTCATCGTCTTGACACCGGAGACTTTGAAGCAAACACAGTCTCAGGATGATGGTACCGCAAGCATTGATCCGTACACCTACGGTCTCGAGCTGGACAACCTCAACTTTGAGCTACCCGAGAAAGCGTTAGCACTGGACACAGTCAAGTCGATGTTTTCTAGGCCTCTTGTCTGGCTTCTACCAGGTGCTGTCATGACGATACCGCTGGCTACCACACAAACAGAAATCATCATCCGCTTGATGCCGATACAGTTCGACTGGCCCCTCCATCGATCTATACTTATTGTGTCTCTGCAAAGCCTTGTCACGCTGCTCACCCTGTGTATATTACTACCTGTCATCACTTACACGTGGACCAAGTTCTCTCACTCGTCAGCTCACTTCCGTTACTCAATTCTTGCTCGTTCGAGTTCCCTTTTGTTTTTCGCCGGCTGTCTCTGCATGATGATGGTCACAGATGAATCTTTTGTTATTGCCGGTCTGACCATCGCGGCTCTCGGCTCTGGTCTACCCACGCTGTGCCGCGCAATGCTAGTTGGAATGGTGGACAAAGGACGTGCTGGGACTCTATTTGGAATGCTGGCAGTTGGTGAAATCTTGTGGTTCCTCATTTTTGAGACAAGCATGGGGGCACTGTTTGGACTTGGCTTAAGCTCGTGGATTGGGATGCCGTTTTGTCTAGCAATAGCCGCTGCTTTCTTGATAGCTCTGACAGCTTCGCTGGCCCCCACGAGGTTGCTGACGGTTGATGATACACAAATATGCATGGTATGA
- a CDS encoding hypothetical protein (BUSCO:19641at5125), with the protein MSSKIASCALRSAGRVSLSSGSRATVAPLRGMARAAAVARRTSRRGYVTETKRDNAQVETAIKLDKSAFADIPPPGTPSNAKVSPMAEVLKSAAVMEEGQRPIYLDMQATTPVDPRVLDAMMPFYVGVYGNPHSRTHAYGWESEKAVEDAREHVAKLIGADPKEIIFTSGATESNNMSIKGVARFFGRSGKKKHIITTQTEHKCVLDSCRHLQDEGFEVTYLPVQNDGLIKMEDLEAAIRPETALVSVMTVNNEIGVIQPIEQIGKLCRSKKIFFHTDAAQAVGKIPLDVNAMNIDLMSISSHKIYGPKGIGACYVRRRPRVRLDPLITGGGQERGLRSGTLAPSLIAGFGEACRIAKEEMPYDTNRIKYLSDRLLKGLLSMEHTTQNGAPDSFYPGCVNVSFAYVEGESLLMALKDIALSSGSACTSASLEPSYVLRALGNSDESAHSSIRFGIGRFTTEAEIDYVLKAVQERVSFLRELSPLWELVQEGIDLDTIQWSQH; encoded by the exons atgtcttcCAAAATCGCATCCTGCGCCCTGCGCTCGGCAGGCCGAGTCAGCTTGAGCTCAGGCTCTCGCGCTACTGTAGCCCCTCTGCGAGGCATGGCTCGCGCAGCTGCTGTGGCGAGGCGAACATCACGAAGAGGATATGTCACCGAGACCAAGAGGGATAATGCTCAGGTCGAGACGGCTATCAAGCTCGACAAGTCAGCTTTTGCAGACATCCCTCCCCCTGGCACTCCCTCCAATGCTAAGGTTAGCCCAATGGCTG AGGTCTTGAAGTCAGCAGCAGTCATGGAAGAGGGCCAGCGTCCTATTTATCTCGATATGCAGGCTACCACACCTGTCGATCCTCGAGTCCTCGATGCTATGATGCCTTTCTACGTCGGCGTCTATGGCAACCCTCATTCGCGGACACATGCCTACGGCTGGGAAAGCGAGAAGGCCGTGGAGGATGCGCGTGAGCACGTTGCAAAGCTTATTGGAGCTGACCCCAAGGAAATCATTTTTACCAGTGGTGCTACCGAAAGTAACAACATGAGCATCAAGGGTGTTGCTCGTTTCTTTGGTCGttctggcaagaagaagcacaTTATCACAACACAGACAGAGCACAAGTGTGTACTTGATAGCTGTCGTCACCTTCAGGATGAGGGTTTTGAGGTCACCTATCTGCCTGTTCAGAATGATGGACTTATCAAGATGGAAGATCTTGAGGCTGCCATCCGACCCGAGACCGCTCTTGTCAGTGTCATGACTGTCAATAACGAGATTGGTGTTATCCAGCCTATTGAACAGATCGGCAAGCTGTGCCGATCCAAGAAAATCTTCTTCCACACCGATGCTGCTCAGGCTGTGGGCAAGATCCCACTTGACGTTAATGCCATGAACATTGACTTGATGTCGATTTCGTCACATAAAATTTATGGCCCCAAGGGTATTGGTGCCTGTTATGTCCGAAGACGTCCCCGAGTTAGATTGGATCCCCTCATTACCGGCGGTGGTCAGGAGAGAGGTCTTCGAAGCGGAACTCTTGCTCCGTCACTCATTGCTGGCTTTGGCGAAGCTTGTAGAATCGCCAAGGAGGAAATGCCT TACGACACAAACCGTATCAAGTACCTCTCAGACCGCCTACTCAAGGGCCTATTGAGCATGGAACACACAACACAGAATGGTGCCCCTGACTCCTTCTATCCCGGTTGCGTCAACGTCTCCTTTGCTTACGTCGAGGGAGAGTCGCTCTTGATGGCTCTCAAGGATATCGCTTTGTCTTCTGGCAGTGCTTGTACTTCTGCCTCTCTGGAGCCCAGCTACGTCTTGCGCGCGCTTGGCAACAGTGACGAAAGCGCTCATAGCAGTATCCGATTTGGCATCGGTCGCTTCACCACTGAAGCGGAGATTGATTACGTCCTCAAGGCAGTCCAAGAGCGTGTTAGTTTCTTGCGCGAGTTGAGTCCCCTGTGGGAGCTCGTACAGGAGGGTATCGACCTCGACACTATTCAGTGGAGCCAACATTAG